In Paraburkholderia terrae, a genomic segment contains:
- a CDS encoding DUF899 domain-containing protein, whose product MSKHTVATRDAWLKARLELLEAEKALTRRSDELARQREALPWVKIDKPYRFETDEGSATLPDLFRGRSQLIVYHFMFGPDYTAGCPSCSAIADGFDGVAVHLANHDVTLMAVSRAPLAKLQAYKERMGWKFPWASADGSDFNFDFSVSFTEAQQRTGDIEYNFERAGHAMDMTPAPEPVVRFAASCGTDVPTYSRDRPGISTFVYEDGVVYHAYSTYARGVDGLWGMYQWLDRAPKGRNEQGIWWRRHDEYERR is encoded by the coding sequence ATGAGCAAGCATACGGTCGCCACACGCGACGCATGGCTGAAAGCACGCCTCGAATTGCTGGAAGCGGAGAAGGCATTGACGCGGCGCAGCGACGAACTTGCGAGGCAGCGTGAGGCGCTGCCGTGGGTGAAGATCGACAAGCCGTACCGTTTCGAAACGGACGAAGGCAGCGCGACCTTGCCGGATCTATTCAGGGGACGCTCGCAACTGATCGTCTATCACTTCATGTTCGGTCCCGACTACACGGCGGGCTGCCCGTCGTGCTCGGCGATCGCGGATGGCTTCGACGGCGTCGCCGTGCATCTCGCGAATCACGATGTGACGCTGATGGCCGTGTCGCGCGCGCCGCTCGCGAAGTTGCAGGCTTACAAGGAGCGGATGGGATGGAAGTTTCCGTGGGCATCGGCGGACGGTAGCGATTTCAACTTCGATTTCAGCGTGTCGTTCACGGAAGCGCAGCAGCGCACGGGCGACATCGAGTACAACTTCGAGCGGGCGGGGCATGCAATGGATATGACGCCCGCGCCGGAACCCGTCGTGCGGTTCGCGGCCAGTTGCGGCACCGACGTGCCTACATATTCGCGCGACCGGCCGGGCATCAGCACCTTCGTGTACGAGGACGGCGTCGTGTATCACGCGTATTCGACCTACGCGCGCGGTGTGGATGGACTGTGGGGCATGTATCAGTGGCTCGACCGCGCGCCGAAAGGGCGTAACGAGCAGGGCATCTGGTGGCGGCGTCACGACGAGTACGAACGGCGTTGA
- a CDS encoding DUF2182 domain-containing protein, producing the protein MRTDTLKAVANPRASRRAFFGVAALIFVASAALTVIGCMSMSSMSELPMPGGWSLSMTWAPMCGQKWPRVAATFIGMWIVMMVAMMMPSLAPVLWRYHEAIGKTGVMRARWMTALAGVGYFFVWAVLGVIVFVLGVALMTLALRVPSLARAMPVTAGCVVLLAGIAQFSAWKSRYMACSRMLTATRSASEAWKQGTRLGVHCILCCAGLTSVLLVNGMMDLRAMAFVTLAITAERLAPFPDRIAQAIGVVIVIRGLWMLLQAS; encoded by the coding sequence GTGCGAACGGACACCTTGAAGGCCGTGGCGAATCCGCGTGCGTCGCGGCGCGCGTTCTTCGGAGTTGCGGCGCTGATCTTCGTGGCTTCGGCCGCGCTGACGGTTATCGGGTGCATGTCGATGTCGTCGATGAGCGAACTGCCGATGCCGGGCGGCTGGTCGCTGTCGATGACATGGGCGCCGATGTGCGGACAGAAATGGCCACGCGTCGCGGCGACATTCATCGGCATGTGGATCGTGATGATGGTCGCGATGATGATGCCGTCGCTCGCACCCGTGCTGTGGCGCTATCACGAAGCCATCGGCAAAACGGGCGTGATGCGTGCGCGTTGGATGACTGCGCTGGCGGGCGTTGGCTACTTCTTCGTGTGGGCTGTTCTCGGCGTGATCGTGTTTGTGCTGGGCGTCGCATTGATGACGCTCGCGTTGCGAGTGCCGTCGCTGGCTCGCGCGATGCCCGTCACGGCGGGCTGTGTCGTGCTGCTCGCAGGCATCGCGCAGTTCAGCGCATGGAAGTCGCGTTATATGGCGTGCAGCCGCATGCTGACGGCGACGCGCAGCGCAAGCGAAGCATGGAAACAAGGCACACGTCTCGGCGTGCATTGCATCTTGTGCTGCGCGGGACTGACGTCGGTGCTTCTCGTCAACGGCATGATGGATCTGCGCGCAATGGCATTCGTGACGCTGGCGATCACGGCTGAACGTCTCGCACCGTTTCCCGATCGCATTGCGCAAGCGATTGGCGTTGTCATTGTCATTAGAGGCTTATGGATGCTCTTGCAAGCATCTTGA
- a CDS encoding SDR family oxidoreductase yields MSSKVAIVTGASQGIGRSTAIRLAKDFGALVLVARNRENLDETAQAVIDAGAKALAIDVDLSLPNAAQEVVNQALASFGRIDALLNIAGAVPQIDVFDMTDEQWEHGLALKLHGARRLTIAAWPALKAASGSVVLMSGNSALFPKAPYAAVGTINAAIVALAKAFSDRGIEDGVQVNSVLPGPVMTGRRQSYLEHWAPLHNMTVEEATAKFPKEAGIARYGEPEEIAELIAFIVSPGAHWMTGSSLRMDGGEVKSI; encoded by the coding sequence ATGTCAAGCAAAGTAGCGATCGTCACGGGCGCGAGCCAGGGGATCGGCCGTTCGACGGCAATCAGACTGGCGAAGGACTTCGGCGCGCTGGTGCTGGTCGCGCGCAATCGCGAGAACCTGGACGAAACGGCGCAGGCTGTGATCGATGCGGGCGCGAAGGCGCTCGCGATCGACGTCGACCTGTCGCTGCCGAATGCCGCGCAGGAAGTCGTCAATCAGGCGCTCGCGTCGTTCGGACGGATCGACGCGTTGCTCAACATTGCAGGCGCGGTGCCGCAAATCGACGTGTTCGATATGACGGACGAACAATGGGAGCACGGGCTTGCATTGAAACTGCACGGCGCGCGGCGTCTGACGATTGCAGCGTGGCCTGCGTTGAAGGCAGCGTCGGGGTCGGTGGTGCTGATGTCGGGCAACTCCGCGCTTTTTCCGAAGGCGCCGTATGCGGCCGTCGGCACGATCAACGCGGCGATCGTCGCGTTAGCGAAGGCGTTCTCGGATCGAGGCATCGAAGACGGCGTTCAGGTCAACAGCGTGCTGCCCGGCCCGGTGATGACGGGGCGTCGCCAGTCGTATCTGGAACATTGGGCGCCGTTGCACAACATGACTGTCGAAGAAGCGACGGCGAAGTTTCCCAAGGAAGCAGGGATTGCGCGGTACGGCGAGCCCGAGGAAATTGCCGAACTGATAGCGTTCATCGTGTCGCCGGGCGCGCACTGGATGACGGGATCGTCGCTGCGCATGGATGGCGGAGAAGTGAAATCGATTTGA
- a CDS encoding zinc-binding alcohol dehydrogenase family protein, with protein MRAIVLEKFGGIDSLVYTELPEPEPLEGHVVIEIKAFGINHAEMHMRRGEWAEAAKVSGIECVGIVKSCPGGEFPVGAKVAALMGGLGRTINGSYAQYTRAPVSNVALIESDLPWAELAAIPETYATAWTCLFRNLELKAGQTVVIRGATSSFGQAAVNLAVNAGAKVIATTRSAARFDMLKALGAERVELEGPDLSKRIAEAKQIDAVLDLVGNSVILDSLAMLRRGGRACLAGWLGGLAPIGDFNPLLQMASGVYLTFFGSFVFGTPGFPLSDVPLQAIAADVAAGRLKAKPSRVFSFDQIHEAHRVMEANEAGGKMVVVH; from the coding sequence ATGCGTGCAATCGTGCTCGAAAAGTTCGGCGGTATCGACAGCCTCGTCTATACAGAACTGCCGGAACCGGAACCGCTGGAAGGTCACGTCGTCATCGAAATCAAGGCGTTCGGCATCAACCACGCCGAAATGCATATGCGGCGCGGCGAATGGGCCGAAGCGGCGAAGGTGAGCGGTATCGAATGCGTGGGCATCGTGAAGTCGTGTCCCGGCGGCGAATTTCCCGTCGGCGCGAAAGTCGCCGCGCTGATGGGCGGCCTCGGGCGCACGATCAACGGCAGCTACGCGCAATACACGCGGGCACCCGTTTCGAACGTCGCGCTGATCGAATCCGATCTGCCGTGGGCCGAACTCGCGGCAATCCCCGAAACCTACGCGACGGCGTGGACATGCCTGTTCCGCAACCTCGAACTCAAGGCGGGGCAAACCGTTGTGATTCGCGGCGCGACTTCTTCGTTTGGACAGGCCGCCGTGAATCTCGCGGTGAATGCGGGCGCGAAGGTGATCGCGACGACGCGCAGTGCGGCGCGCTTCGACATGCTCAAAGCACTCGGTGCCGAACGCGTCGAACTGGAAGGCCCCGATCTGTCGAAGCGCATCGCAGAAGCGAAGCAGATCGACGCCGTGCTCGATCTGGTCGGCAACAGCGTGATTCTCGATTCGCTCGCGATGCTGCGCCGTGGCGGCCGCGCGTGTCTCGCCGGGTGGTTGGGCGGCCTCGCGCCGATCGGGGATTTCAATCCGTTGCTGCAAATGGCGAGCGGCGTGTACCTGACGTTCTTCGGCAGCTTCGTGTTCGGCACGCCGGGCTTTCCGCTGTCCGATGTGCCGCTGCAAGCCATCGCCGCCGATGTCGCTGCCGGCCGCCTCAAGGCCAAGCCGTCGCGCGTGTTCTCGTTCGATCAGATCCATGAAGCGCACCGTGTCATGGAAGCGAATGAAGCGGGTGGCAAGATGGTCGTCGTCCACTAA
- a CDS encoding alpha/beta fold hydrolase — protein MSTIAHRRADVDGFNVFYREAGRAGAPKLLLLHGFPSSSHMFRDLIPLLADRFHIVAPDLPGFGQSDMPERGQFAYTFDNLANVIDRFTEVVGFDRYAVYVFDYGAPTGFRLALKHPERITGIISQNGNAYVEGLSEGWNPIQAYWKEPTQANRDALRAMLTRDTTIWQYTHGVSDATQVSPDGYSLDDYYMNRPGAHEIQLDLFGDYQSNVALYPAFQQYFRTHQPPFLAVWGKNDPFFLPPGAEAFKRDLPNADVRFFDTGHFALETHAADIAAAISGFLTR, from the coding sequence ATGTCCACGATTGCCCATCGCCGCGCCGACGTTGACGGTTTCAACGTGTTCTATCGGGAAGCAGGCCGCGCCGGCGCGCCGAAGCTGCTACTGCTGCACGGCTTTCCGAGTTCCAGCCATATGTTCCGCGACCTGATTCCGCTGCTCGCGGACCGGTTTCATATCGTCGCGCCGGATTTGCCGGGCTTCGGCCAGTCGGACATGCCGGAGCGCGGCCAATTCGCCTACACGTTCGATAACCTCGCCAATGTGATCGACCGGTTCACGGAAGTGGTCGGCTTCGACCGCTACGCCGTCTACGTTTTCGATTACGGCGCGCCGACGGGTTTCCGGCTCGCGCTGAAGCACCCCGAGCGCATCACGGGGATCATTTCGCAGAACGGCAATGCGTATGTGGAAGGACTGAGCGAAGGCTGGAATCCGATTCAGGCGTACTGGAAGGAGCCGACGCAAGCGAACCGCGACGCGCTGCGGGCCATGCTGACCCGCGACACGACGATCTGGCAATACACGCACGGCGTGAGCGACGCGACGCAGGTTTCGCCCGACGGCTATTCGCTCGACGACTACTACATGAATCGTCCGGGCGCGCACGAGATTCAACTCGACCTGTTCGGCGACTATCAAAGCAACGTCGCGCTGTACCCGGCGTTCCAGCAGTACTTCCGCACGCACCAGCCGCCGTTCCTCGCGGTGTGGGGCAAGAACGATCCGTTCTTCCTGCCGCCCGGCGCCGAAGCGTTCAAGCGCGATCTGCCGAATGCGGACGTGCGTTTCTTCGATACGGGCCACTTCGCGCTCGAAACACACGCGGCTGACATCGCCGCCGCCATCTCCGGCTTTCTGACTCGCTGA
- a CDS encoding CGNR zinc finger domain-containing protein: MDYRQIPAMFLADAPGLDFLNSIATPVDVPVDWISDGEGLLRWLEQAGMVPPEALASIRSRATPAELDEIAAKARELREWFRGYVKKRKGHALAATDLRELKPVNALLERDEQHGEIVANGSDAPTAFSFRTVRRWESAESLLMPIAEALAKLVCEEDFTQVKACEGPACTLLFADHTRGHARRWCSMAVCGNRAKVAAHRARLKEKSRE, encoded by the coding sequence ATGGACTACCGCCAGATACCGGCCATGTTCTTGGCCGACGCGCCGGGGCTCGATTTCCTGAATTCGATTGCGACGCCCGTCGACGTCCCCGTCGACTGGATCAGCGACGGCGAAGGGCTGCTGCGTTGGCTCGAACAGGCCGGCATGGTGCCGCCCGAAGCGCTCGCGTCGATCCGCTCACGCGCGACGCCCGCCGAACTCGACGAGATCGCGGCGAAGGCGCGCGAACTGCGCGAGTGGTTTCGGGGCTACGTGAAAAAGAGGAAAGGGCATGCGCTCGCGGCGACCGATCTGCGCGAACTCAAACCCGTGAACGCGTTACTCGAGCGCGACGAGCAGCATGGCGAGATCGTCGCGAACGGTTCGGACGCGCCGACCGCGTTTTCGTTTCGCACGGTGCGGCGCTGGGAGTCGGCGGAGTCGTTGCTGATGCCGATCGCCGAGGCGCTGGCGAAACTCGTCTGCGAAGAGGATTTCACGCAGGTGAAAGCGTGCGAAGGCCCGGCATGCACGCTGCTGTTCGCCGATCACACGCGAGGCCATGCGCGCAGGTGGTGCAGCATGGCCGTCTGCGGCAATCGGGCGAAGGTGGCCGCGCATCGGGCGCGGCTCAAGGAGAAGAGTCGGGAGTAA
- a CDS encoding haloacid dehalogenase type II, translating into MNHIKAIAFDLYGTLFDVHSVAVQCDEQFPGRGQEISNVWRQKQLEYTWLRSLMNRYIPFEHVTEEALRFTIRHLGLELDERACRSLSDAYLRLQAYPEVPDALRALRDRGLKLAILSNGSPHSIDAVVTNAGLRNSFDHLLSVDPVRVYKPDNRAYELAEQTFGVGRREILFVSSNAWDATGARYFGFPTCWINRGGKTFEEMGQRPDWEVNGLDRLVTVFASAAG; encoded by the coding sequence ATGAATCACATCAAGGCCATTGCATTCGACCTGTACGGCACGCTGTTCGACGTGCATTCGGTTGCCGTCCAGTGCGACGAGCAGTTCCCTGGACGCGGCCAGGAAATCAGCAACGTATGGCGGCAGAAGCAACTCGAATACACGTGGCTGCGCAGCCTGATGAACCGCTATATCCCGTTCGAGCACGTGACGGAAGAAGCGTTGCGCTTCACGATCCGGCATCTTGGGCTGGAGCTTGACGAACGTGCGTGCCGTTCGCTGTCGGATGCGTATCTGCGTTTGCAGGCTTATCCGGAAGTGCCCGATGCGCTGCGCGCGTTGCGGGATCGCGGACTGAAGCTCGCGATCCTGTCGAACGGCTCGCCGCATTCGATCGACGCCGTCGTGACTAATGCAGGGCTTCGGAACAGCTTCGACCATCTGCTGAGCGTCGATCCCGTGCGCGTCTACAAGCCGGACAATCGCGCTTACGAACTCGCGGAACAGACGTTTGGCGTCGGCCGAAGGGAAATTCTGTTCGTGTCGTCGAATGCGTGGGATGCGACGGGCGCGCGCTACTTCGGTTTTCCGACCTGCTGGATCAACCGTGGCGGCAAGACGTTCGAGGAAATGGGACAGCGGCCGGACTGGGAAGTGAACGGTCTGGATCGTCTGGTGACGGTGTTCGCTTCGGCCGCTGGCTGA
- a CDS encoding MlaC/ttg2D family ABC transporter substrate-binding protein, with translation MFAFGNTVSAQTVDSSDPQILIKSVTQQVLDEVHTQAIDPSDIPRIMNIVNRDILPYIDFEHTTQLALARYWRTATPAQQQQLVQQFKMLLIHLYSGALAQLKPDQKIDYPPMRVAPTDTDAVVRTIASTNAQPVEIDYRLRKTPQGWRVYDLNVMGAWLVQTYRQQFGETIQQSGIDGLLRFLTDRNQQLASGKPQ, from the coding sequence ATGTTTGCCTTCGGCAACACGGTATCGGCGCAGACCGTCGATAGCTCCGATCCGCAGATACTGATCAAGTCAGTGACGCAGCAGGTGCTCGACGAAGTCCATACGCAGGCGATCGACCCATCGGATATCCCGCGCATCATGAACATCGTGAACCGGGACATCCTGCCTTATATCGACTTCGAACATACGACGCAGCTTGCCTTGGCCCGCTACTGGCGGACGGCCACGCCCGCGCAGCAGCAACAGCTGGTGCAACAGTTCAAGATGCTGCTGATCCATCTGTATTCGGGCGCGCTCGCGCAGCTCAAGCCGGATCAGAAGATCGACTATCCGCCGATGCGTGTCGCGCCGACGGACACCGACGCCGTCGTGCGCACGATCGCCTCTACCAACGCGCAGCCCGTCGAGATCGATTACCGTTTGCGCAAGACGCCGCAAGGCTGGCGCGTCTATGACCTCAACGTGATGGGCGCATGGCTCGTGCAGACGTACCGGCAGCAGTTCGGTGAAACGATCCAGCAAAGCGGCATCGATGGACTGCTGCGGTTTTTGACGGACCGCAACCAGCAACTCGCGTCGGGCAAGCCGCAGTAA
- a CDS encoding electron transfer flavoprotein subunit beta/FixA family protein: MKVLVPVKRVVDYNVKVRVKSDNTGVDISNVKMSMNPFDEIAVEEAVRLKEAGVVSEVIAVSCGVAQCQETLRTALAIGADRAVLIESNEELQPLAVAKLLKALVDKEQPQLVILGKQAIDDDSNQTGQMLAALAGLPQATFASKVVVADGKVTVSREVDGGAETLSLTLPAVITTDLRLNEPRYVTLPNIMKAKKKPLEIVKPEDLGVDVTPRLKTLKVSEPPKRSAGVKVADVSALVEKLKTEAKVL, from the coding sequence GTGAAAGTGCTGGTCCCTGTTAAACGAGTGGTTGACTACAACGTGAAGGTCCGCGTGAAGTCGGATAACACGGGAGTCGATATTTCGAATGTGAAGATGTCGATGAATCCGTTCGATGAAATCGCTGTTGAAGAGGCGGTGCGGTTGAAGGAGGCGGGTGTTGTCAGCGAGGTTATCGCTGTGTCTTGCGGTGTCGCGCAGTGTCAGGAAACGCTGCGCACGGCACTGGCGATCGGCGCGGATCGCGCTGTGTTGATCGAGTCGAATGAGGAACTTCAACCGCTGGCTGTCGCGAAGTTACTCAAGGCGCTGGTTGACAAGGAACAGCCGCAACTGGTGATTCTCGGCAAGCAGGCGATCGACGACGACTCCAATCAGACTGGGCAAATGCTCGCTGCTCTGGCGGGGCTGCCGCAAGCGACGTTTGCATCGAAAGTTGTGGTGGCGGATGGCAAGGTGACGGTGTCGCGCGAAGTGGATGGCGGCGCGGAAACGTTGTCGCTCACGTTGCCCGCAGTCATCACGACGGATCTGCGCCTGAACGAGCCGCGCTATGTGACGCTGCCGAACATCATGAAGGCGAAGAAGAAACCGCTCGAGATCGTGAAGCCCGAAGACCTGGGCGTCGATGTCACGCCGCGTCTGAAGACGCTGAAAGTCAGCGAGCCGCCAAAGCGCTCGGCTGGTGTGAAGGTGGCTGATGTGTCTGCACTGGTCGAGAAGCTCAAGACCGAAGCCAAAGTTCTCTGA
- a CDS encoding electron transfer flavoprotein subunit alpha/FixB family protein, translating to MTILVIAEHDAPKEAPLGGNAALKAATLNTVAAAQKIGGDIHLLVAGHNAQGAADAAAKVAGVSKVLLADAPQLAAGLAENVEATVLNIAKNYSHILAPATAYGKNIAPRIAAKLDVAQISEITAVVSADTFERPIYAGNAIATVQSHDSIKVITVRATGFDAVAAEGGDASIEKIDAAPDAGISQFVSREVTKLDRPELTSANVIVSGGRGLGSGGNYTQVLEPLADKLGAAMGASRAAVDAGYVPNDYQVGQTGKIVAPQLYIAVGISGAIQHLAGMKDSKVIVAINKDEEAPIFSVADYGLVGDLFNVVPELTGAL from the coding sequence ATGACGATTCTGGTAATTGCTGAACACGACGCCCCGAAGGAAGCCCCCTTGGGGGGCAACGCGGCGCTGAAGGCAGCGACGCTCAATACGGTTGCTGCTGCACAGAAGATTGGGGGCGACATTCATTTGCTGGTGGCGGGTCACAACGCGCAAGGCGCGGCCGATGCCGCTGCGAAGGTGGCGGGCGTGTCGAAGGTGTTGCTCGCCGATGCGCCGCAACTGGCAGCAGGCCTCGCGGAAAACGTCGAGGCGACGGTGCTGAACATCGCGAAAAATTACTCGCACATCCTCGCGCCGGCGACGGCCTACGGCAAGAACATCGCGCCGCGCATCGCTGCAAAGCTCGACGTCGCGCAGATCAGCGAGATTACGGCTGTGGTGAGCGCCGATACATTCGAGCGCCCGATCTACGCTGGCAACGCCATCGCCACGGTTCAATCGCACGATTCGATCAAGGTCATTACGGTGCGCGCAACGGGTTTCGACGCCGTTGCAGCAGAAGGCGGCGATGCATCCATCGAGAAGATCGACGCAGCGCCTGACGCAGGCATCTCGCAGTTCGTGAGCCGTGAAGTGACAAAGCTCGATCGGCCGGAACTGACGTCAGCGAACGTCATTGTGTCGGGCGGTCGTGGTCTTGGCAGTGGCGGGAATTACACGCAAGTGCTGGAGCCGTTGGCCGACAAACTCGGCGCAGCAATGGGCGCATCGCGCGCAGCCGTCGATGCTGGCTATGTGCCGAACGACTATCAGGTCGGTCAAACCGGCAAGATCGTCGCGCCGCAGTTGTACATCGCGGTCGGCATCTCTGGCGCGATCCAGCATCTGGCGGGCATGAAAGACTCGAAGGTCATCGTCGCGATCAACAAGGACGAAGAAGCGCCGATTTTCAGCGTCGCGGATTATGGCCTCGTCGGCGATCTGTTCAACGTTGTGCCAGAACTAACGGGCGCGCTGTGA
- a CDS encoding HpcH/HpaI aldolase/citrate lyase family protein yields MSQPVDRQHRSFLFVPGTRPERFEKALSSGADAVIVDLEDAVAPDDKDRARQAVAAWLSPERPVLIRVNAVGTPWFEQDAALGKLRGVAGIVLPKAERAADVTTLVSRTRSTMPVFPLIESAKGMWNVLEVAKAPFVHQLMFGTLDFCADMGMASDGEELDTFRAKLVMISRVAEIRPPIDGVTPAIDDTQLLEAETTKAKRWGFAGKLCIHPKQVSTINECFAPGEAEIAWAKKVLDAFERANGAAVAVDGKMVDRPVVIRAQGILDASRGV; encoded by the coding sequence ATGTCACAGCCTGTTGATCGCCAGCATCGCTCGTTTCTGTTCGTTCCGGGCACGCGTCCGGAGCGCTTCGAGAAGGCGCTAAGCAGCGGCGCGGACGCCGTCATCGTCGATCTCGAAGATGCCGTCGCACCCGACGACAAGGACCGCGCCAGACAGGCCGTAGCCGCGTGGCTCTCGCCGGAGCGCCCGGTGTTGATCCGCGTGAACGCCGTCGGCACGCCGTGGTTCGAGCAGGACGCCGCGCTGGGCAAGCTGCGCGGGGTCGCGGGCATCGTCTTGCCGAAAGCGGAGCGCGCAGCCGATGTCACGACGCTCGTTTCGCGGACCCGAAGCACGATGCCCGTCTTCCCATTGATCGAAAGCGCGAAGGGCATGTGGAACGTGCTCGAAGTCGCGAAGGCGCCTTTCGTGCATCAACTGATGTTCGGCACACTCGACTTTTGCGCCGACATGGGCATGGCCTCCGATGGCGAGGAACTGGATACGTTTCGCGCGAAGCTCGTGATGATTTCGCGCGTCGCAGAGATACGGCCGCCCATCGACGGCGTGACGCCCGCCATCGACGATACGCAACTGCTCGAAGCCGAAACGACAAAAGCAAAGCGCTGGGGATTCGCGGGCAAGCTCTGCATTCATCCCAAACAGGTTTCGACGATCAACGAGTGCTTCGCGCCTGGCGAGGCGGAAATAGCGTGGGCGAAGAAAGTGCTCGACGCGTTCGAGCGCGCGAACGGCGCAGCCGTGGCGGTGGACGGGAAGATGGTCGATCGGCCCGTTGTCATTCGTGCGCAAGGCATTCTCGACGCAAGCCGCGGTGTATAG
- a CDS encoding LysR substrate-binding domain-containing protein, which yields MDVRQLRYFVSIVDYGSLGKAAEKLFVAQPSLSQQMARLEEELGVSLLLRSNHGVTPTAEGDALYRHARLVLRQMEQLKQEVTKGAGSESGTVAVGLPTTMASVLAVPLFERIQDRYPGIRLQFFESMSGYLNELLANGRLDLAILFRESDTPGISALPVLDETLYLLGEPGGAVSPRSTTCPLAKLAGVKLVAPGVSNGLRLLIERTFSSEKVELNIIADIDSLPSMLLIAHSGRACTILPSSALAQLDQTRMPKMRKIVDPVIRRPASICWPNGVPMHSATVAVRQTLIELIAEQVECETWQGVTLRKQTTPG from the coding sequence ATGGACGTTCGCCAGCTCCGTTACTTTGTCAGCATCGTCGATTACGGCAGTCTTGGCAAAGCGGCGGAAAAGCTCTTTGTCGCGCAGCCTTCACTGAGTCAGCAGATGGCGCGCCTCGAAGAAGAACTCGGCGTGTCGCTGCTGTTGCGCAGCAATCATGGCGTGACGCCGACGGCTGAAGGCGATGCGCTCTATCGTCATGCGCGGCTCGTGCTTCGGCAGATGGAACAGCTCAAACAGGAAGTGACGAAGGGCGCGGGCAGCGAGTCGGGAACGGTGGCAGTCGGCTTGCCGACGACTATGGCATCGGTGCTCGCCGTGCCGCTCTTCGAGCGGATTCAGGACCGCTATCCGGGCATCCGTCTGCAGTTCTTCGAAAGCATGAGCGGCTATCTCAACGAGTTGCTTGCGAACGGCAGACTGGACCTCGCGATCCTGTTTCGCGAGTCCGATACGCCTGGAATATCCGCGTTGCCCGTGCTCGACGAGACGCTCTATCTGCTCGGCGAACCAGGCGGCGCGGTCTCGCCGCGTTCAACTACCTGTCCGCTCGCGAAGCTCGCGGGCGTCAAGCTGGTTGCGCCGGGTGTGTCGAATGGCTTGCGCCTTCTGATCGAGCGGACCTTTTCGAGCGAGAAGGTCGAGCTGAACATCATCGCCGATATCGATTCCTTGCCGTCGATGCTGCTGATCGCACATTCGGGTCGGGCCTGCACGATTCTGCCGTCATCGGCGCTCGCGCAACTCGACCAAACTCGCATGCCGAAGATGCGCAAGATCGTCGATCCCGTCATTCGCCGTCCTGCCAGCATCTGCTGGCCGAACGGCGTGCCGATGCATTCGGCGACGGTGGCCGTGCGGCAAACGCTCATCGAGTTGATTGCGGAGCAGGTCGAATGCGAAACATGGCAGGGCGTGACGCTGCGCAAGCAAACCACGCCCGGTTGA